A region from the Lolium perenne isolate Kyuss_39 chromosome 4, Kyuss_2.0, whole genome shotgun sequence genome encodes:
- the LOC127349198 gene encoding uncharacterized protein, protein MSPPPFDHGSPPALVDDAMREIFLRIPPDDPASLARASAVCTAWRGIISDADFGREYRAFHGAPPVLGFLYSYSYFWPSQFISTTASFRSPACHDRHNWYALDSRHGLVLFQTHRGGEEIGDFAVCDLVTHDQWSVSAHAGPEWSDINNYWWKATVLCGRVGQCDHRDCSEGAFLLALVGAKDTEVFASVYSSEAGEWSATIFTEMRISHMLMNHSEQWHSALVGNKVYLPYDNTDLVVEYDVGAQELAMIKVPLVWTALVGEKDGMLLYASVQESELCLWSVEPGPNGAARRRVIDLDPLLPSFALSSFVEVVGFAEGAGAIFLRTDFGLFTVELSSSRSNKVHEDIFDDRIMLYESFYTGGHGERGRRALVGATRRWAGLLWLYGENL, encoded by the exons ATGAGCCCGCCGCCATTCGACCACGGCTCGCCGCCGGCGCTGGTCGACGACGCCATGCGCGAGATCTTCCTGCGCATCCCGCCGGACGACCCGGCGTCCCTCGCCCGCGCCTCCGCCGTGTGCACGGCCTGGCGCGGCATCATCTCCGACGCCGATTTCGGCCGCGAGTACCGCGCGTTCCACGGAGCGCCGCCCGTCCTGGGCTTCCTCTACAGCTATTCGTACTTCTGGCCCTCCCAGTTCATCTCCACAACCGCGTCCTTCCGCTCGCCTGCCTGCCACGATCGCCACAACTGGTACGCCCTCGACTCCCGGCACGGCCTCGTCCTGTTCCAAACCCACCGTGGCGGCGAGGAGATCGGGGATTTCGCTGTCTGCGACCTCGTCACCCACGACCAGTGGAGTGTTTCTGCTCACGCCGGCCCCGAGTGGTCGGATATCAACAACTACTGGTGGAAAGCCACAGTGCTCTGCGGCAGGGTCGGCCAGTGCGACCACCGCGACTGCAGTGAGGGCGCTTTCCTCCTCGCCTTGGTGGGAGCTAAAGACACGGAGGTCTTCGCCTCCGTCTACTCATCCGAGGCTGGTGAGTGGAGCGCCACCATCTTCACTGAGATGCGGATTTCCCACATGCTGATGAACCACTCGGAGCAGTGGCACAGTGCCCTTGTTGGAAATAAGGTCTATCTCCCTTATGATAACACAGACCTGGTAGTGGAGTACGATGTGGGTGCGCAAGAACTAGCGATGATcaaggtgccactcgtttggactGCCCTCGTCGGGGAGAAGGACGGCATGCTTCTGTACGCGTCCGTCCAGGAGTCTGAACTTTGCCTATGGTCGGTGGAGCCTGGTCCTAATGGTGCCGCACGTCGCAGGGTCATCGACCTAGACCCGTTGCTCCCTAGTTTTGCCCTCTCTTCCTTCGTGGAGGTGGTTGGATTCGCAGAAGGTGCTGGTGCCATCTTCCTGAGAACCGATTTCGGGCTGTTCACAGTCGAGCTCAGTTCAAGCCGAAGCAACAAGGTTCACGAGGATATATTCGACGATAGAATCATGCTCTACGAGAGCTTCTACACTGGAG GGCATGGTGAGCGTGGCAGGCGCGCACTTGTTGGTGCTACAAGGCGATGGGCTGGTCTACTTTGGCTATACGGGGAGAATTTGTAG